In the Pseudoalteromonas undina genome, one interval contains:
- a CDS encoding gluconeogenesis factor YvcK family protein, producing MKIVCIGGGHGLAQVLSAIKPLCSHLTAIVATTDNGGSTGRIREEQNCIALGDIRRCCVQLAGEGTQAQAMYEHRFTHGDMAGHCLGNLTLLGLIQQTQSPTEAIAAFNHLLGNKETVLPMSDLPTDLVAELNNGEKIFGECAIDALNELPSTVYLSKAVPPATGTIEAILDADLIIIGPGSIITSVMPAFLITEITEAINKTSACRVFIENTAKESSVMQHTKIAGIDWLQKKLGTKVYDLSISPSAIIEILQQGEKCEEAGKHLHNINELKNVFSELLKSSFNTEKHA from the coding sequence ATGAAGATAGTGTGTATTGGTGGGGGTCACGGATTAGCGCAAGTATTAAGTGCGATAAAACCCTTATGTAGCCACCTAACAGCGATTGTAGCAACTACCGATAATGGTGGTAGCACTGGACGCATTAGAGAGGAGCAAAATTGTATCGCTTTAGGTGATATAAGGCGCTGCTGTGTTCAACTTGCCGGTGAAGGTACCCAAGCCCAGGCTATGTATGAACATAGGTTTACTCATGGTGATATGGCGGGTCATTGCTTAGGAAATTTAACACTGCTGGGGTTAATCCAGCAAACACAGTCTCCCACTGAAGCTATTGCTGCTTTTAACCATTTGCTTGGTAACAAAGAGACTGTGTTGCCTATGTCTGATTTACCCACAGATTTAGTAGCTGAGCTAAACAATGGTGAGAAAATATTTGGTGAATGCGCGATTGATGCCTTAAACGAGCTACCAAGCACCGTTTACTTATCAAAAGCAGTACCGCCAGCAACAGGTACTATTGAGGCTATTTTAGATGCCGATTTAATAATCATTGGCCCAGGTAGTATTATTACTAGCGTAATGCCTGCTTTTTTAATTACAGAAATCACTGAAGCAATAAATAAAACCTCTGCGTGTAGAGTATTTATTGAAAACACAGCGAAAGAAAGCAGCGTGATGCAACATACAAAAATTGCCGGCATTGACTGGTTACAAAAGAAGCTCGGCACTAAAGTATACGATTTAAGTATTTCTCCTTCTGCCATTATTGAAATTTTACAACAGGGAGAGAAGTGTGAGGAAGCAGGCAAGCATTTACATAATATTAATGAACTAAAAAATGTATTTTCAGAGTTATTAAAAAGCTCTTTTAATACTGAAAAACACGCTTAA
- a CDS encoding Hpt domain-containing protein, with translation MIDTSVIEQLKYDVGDSMAIELINVFVDESKKLVAQMLSSTDAAEIELCAHSLKSSGYSFGATRLAQTCQLIEQQVKVNGLDTEVVTLLKLADAQSKKTFEHMRELTQNH, from the coding sequence ATGATAGATACATCTGTAATAGAACAACTAAAGTATGATGTTGGTGATAGTATGGCCATTGAACTGATAAACGTTTTTGTTGATGAGTCTAAAAAGTTAGTGGCGCAAATGCTTTCCTCAACCGATGCCGCAGAAATTGAACTGTGCGCTCATAGCTTAAAAAGTAGCGGTTATAGTTTTGGTGCAACAAGATTAGCGCAAACGTGCCAGCTTATTGAGCAGCAAGTTAAGGTTAATGGCTTAGACACCGAGGTTGTAACCCTCTTAAAGTTAGCTGATGCACAAAGTAAAAAAACCTTCGAACATATGAGAGAACTTACCCAAAATCATTAA
- a CDS encoding glycosyltransferase family 4 protein codes for MNNQIILFVDSSMIGGIETHIIELYKLLHKNQVSCSILFYKNHGNNEFYELLDKQSIQYNFLQGTLISLIKRFHSYDRNTVIHTHGYKAGILGRLVCKITNKHCVSTYHAGETGKGKMWLYNRLDLWLSRLSTNFAVSEKISKTIKNAQLLENFIAITKPPSTDFAQPLLRIGFVGRLSYEKGPDIFYELAESMQTNKQVQFHLFGDGPMRDRIPQLNNLNYHGLTPRDDIWQHLDALLICSREEGLPMTLLESMANYKIVISSPVGAIPSIINNGVNGFLMKSANTLECQQSIEALLTLSTMQKSEIAHSAYTMLKERFSGKKQFNLLQSAYTAKTIL; via the coding sequence GTGAATAATCAGATTATATTGTTTGTAGACTCTTCAATGATTGGTGGTATTGAAACTCATATTATAGAGTTATACAAGCTGCTTCACAAAAATCAGGTTAGTTGTTCAATTTTATTTTATAAAAATCATGGGAATAATGAGTTTTACGAGTTACTTGATAAGCAAAGCATACAGTATAATTTTCTGCAAGGTACACTCATTAGTTTAATCAAGCGGTTTCACAGTTACGATCGCAATACAGTTATTCACACCCATGGATACAAAGCCGGTATTTTAGGGCGTTTAGTTTGTAAAATCACAAATAAGCATTGTGTTAGTACCTATCACGCGGGGGAAACTGGCAAAGGAAAGATGTGGCTTTATAACAGACTAGATTTATGGCTTAGTCGATTATCAACCAACTTTGCGGTATCTGAAAAAATTAGTAAAACAATAAAAAACGCCCAATTACTGGAAAACTTCATAGCAATAACCAAACCTCCCAGCACTGATTTTGCACAACCGTTACTTAGAATCGGGTTTGTTGGGCGCTTATCTTATGAAAAAGGCCCTGATATATTTTATGAGTTAGCTGAAAGTATGCAGACTAATAAGCAGGTGCAGTTTCACCTTTTTGGTGATGGCCCAATGCGTGATCGTATTCCACAGCTAAACAACCTTAATTACCATGGTTTAACACCCCGAGATGATATTTGGCAACATTTAGATGCCCTACTTATTTGCTCAAGAGAAGAAGGGCTTCCTATGACGCTTTTAGAAAGTATGGCGAATTATAAAATAGTTATTAGCAGCCCTGTGGGTGCTATTCCTAGCATTATAAACAATGGGGTTAATGGCTTTTTAATGAAATCAGCAAATACACTAGAGTGCCAACAATCGATAGAAGCATTACTCACCTTATCTACAATGCAAAAAAGTGAAATAGCACACTCAGCATACACTATGCTTAAGGAGCGTTTTTCAGGTAAAAAACAATTTAACTTGCTGCAAAGTGCTTATACAGCAAAAACAATATTATAA
- a CDS encoding sigma-54-dependent transcriptional regulator, which yields MPPTILIVEDTQSLAMMYQSYLLPTGVNTLVANDGATALDIINKIKPDLIVLDVMLPDMNGLDILAQLEPDNFPQVVVLTGHATKEMAIQAIKLGASDFLEKPVEAERFRITINNTLKIKNLKQTVTKYKNIYENGRYFDLIGSSKQMQSVYQVISSAAASKATVFITGESGTGKELCARAVHQASNRADKPFVALNCAAIPKDLIESEIFGHLKGAFTGAIANRLGAAGQADGGTLFLDELCEMDINLQSKLLRFIQTGTYQQVGSEKQVKVDVRFVCATNRNPLAEVEAGRFREDLYYRLHVIPIELPPLRERGRDIIEIAQALFIKIAKEEQHPYKGITDDVKHFLAQYDWPGNVRQLENVIRNILVLNPQEWIDVSMLPALPQSPQKESGNEGLVKEQHTSLPVQEFEELPQVESEVKALWIAEKEYIERVIKICATNIPKAAALLDVSPSTLYRKIKGWEENL from the coding sequence ATGCCACCAACAATACTGATTGTAGAAGACACTCAGTCGCTTGCTATGATGTATCAGTCTTATCTTTTACCGACAGGTGTAAACACACTGGTGGCAAATGATGGGGCAACCGCTCTTGATATTATTAATAAAATAAAACCCGACCTGATAGTGCTTGATGTCATGTTACCCGACATGAACGGGCTAGATATTCTAGCTCAGCTAGAACCTGATAATTTTCCGCAAGTTGTTGTATTAACTGGGCATGCTACCAAAGAAATGGCGATTCAAGCGATTAAGTTAGGCGCTAGTGATTTTTTAGAAAAGCCTGTAGAGGCAGAACGTTTTCGTATAACTATTAACAACACTCTCAAAATAAAAAATTTAAAACAAACGGTTACCAAGTATAAAAATATTTATGAAAATGGCCGTTACTTTGACTTGATTGGTAGCTCCAAGCAAATGCAATCGGTGTATCAAGTTATTAGCTCTGCTGCAGCGAGTAAAGCCACAGTCTTTATTACCGGTGAAAGTGGTACTGGCAAAGAGCTTTGTGCACGGGCAGTTCATCAAGCCTCTAATCGTGCCGACAAGCCCTTTGTTGCACTTAATTGTGCTGCTATCCCCAAAGATTTGATTGAAAGTGAAATATTTGGCCATTTAAAAGGTGCCTTTACTGGAGCAATTGCAAACCGATTAGGTGCTGCAGGGCAGGCGGATGGGGGGACATTGTTTTTAGATGAGTTATGTGAAATGGATATTAATTTACAAAGTAAATTACTTCGTTTTATTCAAACAGGTACTTATCAACAAGTCGGTAGCGAAAAACAAGTTAAGGTTGATGTGAGATTTGTTTGTGCAACCAATAGAAACCCGCTTGCTGAGGTTGAGGCAGGTCGATTTAGAGAAGATTTATATTACAGGCTGCATGTTATTCCTATTGAGCTGCCACCACTTAGAGAGCGCGGCAGAGATATTATCGAAATAGCGCAAGCGCTATTTATTAAAATAGCCAAGGAAGAGCAACATCCTTATAAAGGGATAACCGATGATGTGAAGCACTTTTTAGCACAATACGATTGGCCTGGTAATGTTAGGCAGCTGGAAAATGTGATCCGTAATATTTTAGTGCTTAACCCACAAGAGTGGATTGATGTATCTATGCTACCAGCATTGCCACAAAGCCCGCAAAAAGAGTCAGGTAACGAGGGGCTGGTTAAAGAGCAACATACATCGTTACCAGTTCAAGAGTTTGAAGAGTTACCGCAGGTTGAAAGTGAGGTTAAGGCTTTGTGGATCGCCGAAAAAGAATATATAGAGCGGGTCATAAAAATATGCGCAACTAATATTCCCAAAGCTGCCGCTCTTTTAGATGTAAGCCCTTCAACCCTGTACCGAAAAATTAAAGGGTGGGAAGAAAATTTATAA
- a CDS encoding SpoIIE family protein phosphatase has product MDILFERRFELLWPTLTEIRQVLKHVLGALSVTRDEADAAGLVATEYLTNLIRHNEGDEQLIMLRINQINHDTYQLTFIDELKPYNLFKQNNSSWTLASDELVEGGMGVELIRHYFADATYDTRAGKNYFSFPLTNIDKRPSIIYVDDDITQLALMSAYLKDKFNVITCENIEAGWQAILTSDASILLLDHKLKQGTCEPLLEKLNKSNLKSQLSVVMLTGDDSEEVISKINRLGVDDYLIKPVKKNKLLQSIERVTHRFAYLSYQSTFGLTPSKVLLGHGKTAHIFGSISVGNGGDFFMPINDEGTAFILGDMMGHGLQALKESFAIKGFISGFLATGLAYQEMLVALNNALYKQQLCKSSLVTLMICFLENNKLYWLNAGHPAPVIISKNGELSQLNGTGPLLGLSNDHQYTLYEAKLDNVEHIILYTDGWTDNRFTDKDEMTELKKIIPMQSSSAEDFAHSLWKNSQVALSKEVDDASLIIIN; this is encoded by the coding sequence ATGGATATATTATTTGAGCGGCGTTTTGAATTATTATGGCCGACCTTAACTGAAATACGCCAAGTACTTAAGCATGTACTGGGCGCTTTATCGGTGACCAGAGATGAAGCGGATGCAGCAGGCTTAGTTGCAACCGAATACCTAACTAACTTAATTCGCCATAATGAGGGCGATGAGCAGCTTATAATGTTGCGTATTAACCAAATAAATCATGATACTTACCAATTAACTTTTATAGATGAACTTAAGCCTTATAATTTATTTAAACAAAACAACTCATCATGGACATTAGCATCGGATGAGTTGGTAGAAGGTGGGATGGGGGTCGAGCTTATTCGCCATTACTTTGCTGATGCTACCTATGACACGCGAGCAGGTAAAAACTATTTTTCTTTTCCTTTAACTAACATTGATAAGCGACCGAGTATTATTTATGTCGACGATGACATCACTCAGTTGGCATTAATGAGCGCCTACCTAAAAGATAAATTTAATGTCATCACCTGCGAAAACATAGAGGCTGGTTGGCAAGCTATTTTAACCTCTGATGCTAGTATATTGTTACTTGATCATAAACTTAAACAAGGAACGTGTGAGCCATTACTGGAAAAGCTTAATAAATCGAATTTAAAATCTCAGTTATCGGTGGTGATGTTAACTGGCGATGATAGCGAAGAAGTGATCAGTAAAATTAATCGATTAGGGGTTGATGATTACTTAATAAAACCAGTTAAAAAAAATAAGTTATTACAAAGCATAGAGCGAGTAACTCATCGATTTGCATACTTGTCCTATCAAAGTACATTCGGATTAACACCTTCTAAAGTGCTTTTAGGGCATGGTAAAACAGCGCATATTTTTGGCTCTATTAGTGTGGGTAATGGCGGTGACTTTTTTATGCCAATTAATGATGAAGGTACTGCTTTTATACTCGGTGATATGATGGGCCATGGCTTACAAGCGCTCAAAGAAAGCTTTGCTATAAAAGGTTTTATAAGTGGCTTTTTAGCGACCGGGTTAGCGTATCAAGAAATGCTCGTTGCGCTGAATAATGCGCTTTATAAACAGCAATTATGTAAATCAAGCTTAGTCACTTTAATGATTTGTTTTTTAGAAAATAATAAGTTGTATTGGCTCAATGCTGGCCATCCCGCACCGGTTATTATCAGTAAAAATGGTGAGCTATCTCAGCTAAATGGTACCGGACCATTGCTTGGGCTGTCTAATGATCATCAATATACTTTATATGAAGCCAAGCTCGATAATGTTGAACATATTATACTTTACACTGATGGTTGGACGGATAACCGCTTTACCGATAAAGACGAAATGACCGAATTAAAAAAAATCATCCCTATGCAAAGCTCCTCAGCAGAGGATTTTGCACACTCGTTATGGAAAAATTCACAGGTTGCGCTTTCTAAAGAAGTGGATGATGCCTCATTAATAATCATCAATTGA
- a CDS encoding AAA family ATPase → MNLIPGQYHELETICNTLIDDEARCVTFISLYGGEGSSTACISVAQRLKSQNKSVLVIDLNPISSFRLDKQLPTLTKLWRFDDISCQLSVMPYQGIEVLTIHNLESIDSAKNKHVLNEAVLRLKQEYDYVLLDMSPALKLNRNNVPLHSLSLCSELTLVTIALGINNEESLCQGVAELKQAGHSNIKLLVSQHSFAPLGERMLLLLQRHSPKWPRLCAFLTSKINKQKWLFKHY, encoded by the coding sequence ATGAACTTGATACCTGGGCAGTATCATGAACTAGAAACCATCTGTAACACCTTGATTGATGATGAAGCACGGTGCGTGACGTTTATTTCTTTGTACGGTGGCGAAGGTTCATCCACAGCCTGTATTAGTGTTGCTCAACGTTTAAAAAGTCAAAATAAGTCAGTACTCGTTATCGACCTTAACCCTATTAGTTCGTTTCGTTTAGACAAACAGCTGCCAACATTGACTAAGTTGTGGCGTTTTGATGATATTTCCTGTCAGCTCAGTGTTATGCCTTATCAAGGTATTGAAGTACTTACAATTCACAATTTAGAGTCAATTGATTCAGCAAAAAACAAACATGTTTTAAATGAAGCGGTACTGCGTTTAAAGCAAGAATATGATTATGTGTTGCTGGATATGTCGCCAGCATTAAAGTTAAATCGTAATAATGTACCACTGCATTCTTTAAGCTTATGTAGCGAGCTGACCTTGGTTACTATTGCGCTAGGTATTAATAATGAAGAGTCGTTATGTCAAGGCGTTGCAGAGCTTAAGCAAGCGGGTCATAGCAATATAAAGTTACTGGTAAGTCAACATAGCTTTGCTCCTTTAGGGGAGCGCATGCTACTGCTCTTACAACGACACTCTCCAAAATGGCCAAGGTTGTGCGCTTTTTTAACCAGCAAAATAAATAAACAAAAGTGGTTGTTTAAACATTACTGA
- a CDS encoding SLBB domain-containing protein: MRFIFTVFVFFFLITNSAFAAQADESIVQAGNKLFLYVPGELEFETTFEVDKKGQINIPEVGQFQVGNKTVAQIEAELKPILAELFVAIDDFYVELRSRDIFINVLGYVITPSQVSIPDDGNIQMVIAKANGLRPGAQLDRLQIRRKDEVIEFNYKAYLDSGDINLLPKLKSEDTVFVPVSPLLGNVQIDFDAQTLSATGDASDNSAITMLGEVHNPGSFSFKENMTLLDALMRAEGVTRYADVTKIRVIVDKAPVIFDLKAYLDKPTDNNMPLLKAGSTIYVPIMVDDVNTTSRTVYIMGEVQKPGAYEAADSTNFLDILANAGGPTRFAETRQIKILTPAGESILFDLQGYSEGLTTAKVPDLNPGDVIFVPEKTDVNEKSWLKIPTKRAIKIIGAIQSPGRYEWSDEMDFTDLLAHAGGPTKGANVNDIKILRNGDVTQRFDLEKYTITNGEIALPSLIAGDTIIVEELPVDPGDNKSQWIRQESSKSIYIMGQVGSPGRYAFNDNMHFIDILAAADGPNGSADIRNIRVTHRNGNRARVSKLDLAMYFETGDETLFPHVSPGDTIFIPEKDKDWLRTPKERVVRIMGAVQKPGRYNFDDTMSILDVLAEAGGPSSSALIDKIVVVNHSCCKEQSRVFNLEEFIKSPNSANIPVLRAGDTLYVPDKGQDLISQFKDNFLDFITIIALVISL; this comes from the coding sequence ATGAGATTTATTTTTACTGTCTTCGTTTTTTTCTTTTTAATAACGAACTCTGCGTTTGCAGCGCAAGCCGATGAATCCATAGTACAAGCAGGTAATAAGCTGTTTTTATATGTGCCAGGGGAACTTGAATTTGAAACAACTTTTGAGGTCGACAAAAAAGGTCAAATTAATATACCTGAGGTGGGGCAGTTTCAGGTAGGTAATAAAACGGTTGCGCAAATAGAGGCAGAACTTAAACCTATTCTTGCAGAGTTGTTTGTTGCAATAGATGACTTTTATGTGGAGCTGAGAAGCAGAGATATATTTATTAATGTTTTAGGGTATGTGATCACACCCTCACAGGTGAGTATTCCCGATGATGGTAATATTCAAATGGTGATAGCTAAAGCAAATGGCCTAAGACCTGGCGCACAGCTCGATCGCTTACAAATAAGGCGCAAAGATGAAGTAATTGAATTTAATTACAAAGCATATTTAGACTCAGGCGACATAAATTTATTACCAAAGCTTAAAAGTGAAGATACTGTGTTTGTGCCTGTTTCTCCACTCCTTGGTAACGTACAAATTGATTTTGATGCACAAACGCTTAGTGCTACAGGGGATGCAAGCGACAACAGTGCCATTACTATGCTTGGTGAAGTGCACAACCCTGGTAGTTTTTCGTTTAAAGAAAATATGACGCTTCTAGATGCGCTGATGCGTGCGGAAGGGGTTACTCGCTATGCGGATGTAACTAAAATTAGAGTGATTGTTGATAAAGCTCCTGTTATTTTTGATTTAAAAGCATATTTAGATAAACCTACTGATAACAACATGCCGCTACTAAAAGCGGGATCAACCATATATGTGCCGATTATGGTGGATGATGTAAATACCACATCGCGCACGGTTTATATTATGGGTGAGGTACAAAAGCCCGGTGCCTATGAGGCTGCCGACAGTACTAACTTTTTAGACATTTTAGCAAATGCAGGGGGCCCAACGCGCTTTGCAGAAACACGGCAAATAAAAATATTAACCCCTGCTGGAGAGAGCATTCTTTTTGATTTACAGGGTTATAGTGAGGGATTAACCACCGCTAAAGTGCCCGATTTAAACCCCGGTGATGTAATATTTGTTCCTGAAAAAACAGATGTTAACGAAAAAAGCTGGTTAAAAATTCCGACAAAACGAGCGATTAAAATTATAGGCGCTATTCAATCTCCTGGTCGTTATGAGTGGAGTGATGAAATGGACTTTACTGATTTGTTAGCGCATGCTGGTGGCCCTACTAAAGGGGCTAACGTGAACGATATTAAAATTTTGCGAAATGGCGATGTCACCCAGCGATTTGATCTTGAAAAGTACACCATTACTAACGGTGAAATTGCGCTGCCGAGTTTAATTGCTGGCGATACTATTATTGTTGAAGAGTTACCAGTAGACCCCGGAGACAATAAATCGCAATGGATACGTCAAGAATCGAGCAAGTCTATTTATATCATGGGGCAAGTAGGTTCCCCTGGGCGCTATGCGTTCAATGACAATATGCATTTTATTGATATTTTGGCAGCAGCAGATGGTCCTAATGGTAGTGCGGATATTCGTAATATTAGAGTTACGCACCGTAATGGTAATCGCGCTCGAGTGAGCAAACTTGATTTAGCGATGTATTTTGAAACTGGTGATGAAACGTTATTTCCTCATGTGTCACCCGGCGACACAATATTTATTCCAGAAAAAGACAAAGATTGGTTACGTACCCCTAAAGAGCGTGTTGTTCGTATTATGGGAGCAGTGCAAAAGCCGGGTCGATATAACTTTGATGATACGATGTCTATTTTAGATGTGCTTGCTGAAGCTGGAGGGCCGTCAAGTTCAGCTCTCATTGACAAAATAGTGGTTGTGAACCATTCATGCTGTAAAGAACAATCTCGCGTGTTTAATCTTGAGGAATTTATAAAGTCTCCAAACTCGGCCAATATTCCGGTACTTAGAGCTGGGGATACGCTATATGTGCCCGATAAAGGTCAAGACCTAATTAGTCAATTTAAAGATAACTTCCTCGACTTTATAACCATAATTGCTTTGGTGATAAGCTTATGA
- a CDS encoding OmpA family protein: MKARIAIVIFIFLGGCASWPDEGQGGMAEKYQNYPLDDQQLDETFNQPEGIVRSEFEHLELKLELLKSQDINACMPAQLLKAQIYENRIRRLIAAQMWEDAEHDLLIHYHGLNQLANHFDTVRKLTNCAASTDEQPALVNVKEQIAELLNSDNQFAFNAFEITPKYAVRVAQAADLIKQLESISILLIGHTDSVGSKNSNYELALKRAETVKHWLGVYGVPTYNITTLTQGSLKPFSESEQSEQKRHSDRRVEAIILDANAQSENSKQVKSLMNWTKIIEKKKE; the protein is encoded by the coding sequence ATGAAGGCGCGCATAGCAATTGTCATTTTCATATTTTTAGGTGGGTGTGCTTCTTGGCCGGATGAAGGACAAGGAGGTATGGCCGAAAAATACCAAAACTATCCATTAGATGATCAGCAGCTTGATGAAACATTTAATCAACCTGAGGGTATTGTTCGTAGTGAGTTTGAGCACTTAGAACTTAAGCTTGAATTATTAAAGTCGCAAGATATTAATGCCTGTATGCCAGCGCAGTTATTAAAAGCTCAAATTTATGAAAATCGTATCCGACGTTTAATTGCAGCCCAAATGTGGGAAGACGCGGAGCACGACTTATTAATTCATTATCATGGCCTTAATCAATTAGCTAATCACTTTGATACCGTTAGAAAGTTGACTAATTGCGCTGCATCGACTGATGAACAACCCGCTTTAGTTAATGTAAAAGAGCAAATAGCGGAGTTGTTAAATAGTGATAACCAATTTGCATTCAATGCCTTTGAAATAACCCCTAAATATGCCGTACGGGTTGCTCAAGCAGCCGATTTAATTAAACAATTAGAAAGTATTAGTATTTTGCTTATCGGGCATACTGACTCTGTAGGCAGTAAAAATAGTAATTATGAGCTGGCTTTAAAGCGCGCTGAAACTGTTAAGCATTGGCTGGGTGTTTATGGCGTGCCTACCTATAACATTACCACTTTAACCCAAGGCAGTTTAAAACCATTTAGCGAGTCGGAGCAAAGTGAGCAAAAACGCCATTCAGACCGCCGAGTTGAGGCTATTATATTAGATGCTAACGCGCAAAGTGAAAATAGCAAACAAGTAAAGTCACTAATGAATTGGACTAAAATTATTGAAAAGAAAAAGGAGTAA
- a CDS encoding STAS domain-containing protein, translated as MKNVANKTDQTVITIPDDFSGFAVDELKDQFELLVEQDSNFVVLDFSKTEFIDSSGIGAIVFLYKRIEKHSNKLSLLNVTGQPFKLMNLLRVDKTIPFIDAV; from the coding sequence ATGAAAAATGTAGCCAACAAAACCGATCAAACCGTTATTACCATTCCTGATGACTTTTCAGGCTTTGCTGTCGATGAGCTAAAAGATCAGTTTGAGCTGCTCGTTGAGCAAGACTCGAATTTTGTTGTTTTAGACTTTTCTAAAACCGAATTTATCGACTCTTCAGGAATAGGTGCTATTGTTTTTCTATATAAAAGAATTGAAAAACATAGTAATAAGCTATCTTTACTTAATGTCACAGGACAACCGTTTAAGTTAATGAATTTATTAAGAGTGGATAAAACCATTCCATTTATTGACGCTGTGTAG